TGAATTGTAATAAACTTTcattttgctaaaaaaaatattgaagtattatatttaatattttattatttattattttattttgcccCGTCCGTTTTttaatcctggatccgccactgacaATAGGGGTGTAGCGCAGTTGGTACCGGAGGGACAGATCTTGCCGCAATGAATATGGATGGATATTTGGTTGAGCGAGCCGCGCACATTTATAGTGGTAGCTGCATTGCCACCTCTATTTTATAGGTAACGCCCATTCTATAATTGTTTATTTTCCTTAAAGGATTTTGAGATGGAAGTTCAAAATGACGAGTGCTATTAAAAGTTTGAGATATCTGAACTTAATTTTTATGctgtataatatttattgattggTACGATACTACCTAGAATTTCCAATAAAGACTGTGCTATATAAATGATCATCGATTCATCATGATCTAAAATATTCATGGTACAAGTATAACaagtatttatattttgacaAAATTATATTTAAGAAAAAGATATTCAATAGCCTGTTTATAACATTAGGTTACTACAAATACTTTTGGTATatgtaatagtagtatatttgtTTGCGGAATGAAAAGTAAGTTGTGACTTAAATAGAGTGAAAACTAATAAGTACTAGTACTCTCTCtattccatagtaatagagtcattttcgTACGTTCTATAGTAGttgattatttttctttttagtaaaagacAACACATTTCTTTGGACTTATGtgttagggttagtatactgaaaagcatgtttcgagagACTTcacacgaatagaatcttgcttgtatacggaaaaactctagaatccacttttgacccgattcagtatcattcgagcagtttgcacgaatagaatcaatatattgttacattgtgtttgcttgtgcgtttataagatgttttataaacatttaaatgcacaagaagtaaacaaagcctacgtcttttgcttagtagactggtcgtgggctgcgctcactttaaggtacCACAAtcggttctaagcaatgctttgcaaaagaaaagaagaatttcacaacctatagataggctttggctacctatcgtgaaaggttgcaatgtcagtccgattatttctaagccttattgaaataagatgacgttggtgtggtataacactgaatggatctaacagcaagacaagtctttatgctatctactgaaagacgaggtcttgataattaatttcttaatctacatacgttagcattgagcatacaacattgagtatctactactttgacttaccaaaggtgcgagtttttcgtcacccaacgatccaggtatattgggtagtggtgatcattatctagcggtgctaggattgctattacgttgaatcgtgcgcgaggtgagtctcgttttataatgtcctcaagaggagcttgaacaaggttttattattcggaaactggtcagctggagttttattactctatgaataataaataagtgtttcttgctaagtccactcttggaattaataagatgttaattaattaagttcatagcagacattaattaattaatggacatttatatcttaagcgcgggaaataaataataaacaaaatggaaacccggattacttgtaatttcaaatttggatggggagttcaatattacttctgtagtggctgctcgtaatattctaatataagcttgtattaaattgtgggttcaatttaattagtaaaaagctaattggaggagcccatatccaaaaccttccataaatccctgactgggcccaatatgaactattataaataggagaataaaggagatagaaaatATACAATTAATTAACATGAAAATTTCGCCCACTCTAATTTTAGAGGGGACGAAAGTTTCAAAAagattttctcctccgtgagattttcagctcctcctccgtgagaaatttctgtcttctttattcaagtcctagtgtttcgataagatcagcccaccctgatgtcggaatagagttcgggacaccagtcagaagatccgtggtctagtattaaagatcatcgtggagaaggcgagagcaatcgacgattctttggagaatcaacaaggtaaattgactacctccgtagcaagcatgttttagggattttttgtgctaaatcatgtttgaaattcaagttatgagcatgatacatgtgataattacacgaatagaatttgtctaaataatctgcaaaatagatccgtgtatgtgatccgttagaacgcatgcttccgctgccaaccccttcaaacTTATGTTACTTTCCTTTACTATATTCTCTcatcatctctctacctttattttctactttattcttttttagctaactcacttaacataatttttcttaaattgcctTCCGAAAAGAAATGTCAATAATATCATAACAAATGGAGTACTAGGCTAAATAGTTCTATTTGTGAAGAAACTAGTTTGATAGACCCAGCTCTATTTCAAAGCGGCTATCTCTATTTCTAGTCTCGGTCAAATTTCATTAAACTCTTATTTACTTTCATTAGCTACAAAATCGAGCTTGAATCTattgttttgaaattttgagaTCAATTCACTGATCATAATGAGTATAATATATAACTcgaaatttaaattcatatattaATGAAATTTATAGATACAACCGTAATAAAGTTCACTTTCCAAAATTTACATGTGAAATTTTATTCGaattatgaattaaaatatactcccttcattccaCTCTAATTGACACATTTTTTTTAGATATCTCATTCTAAATAACACATTTCTTAAAAACATtattctttctactttattctctttctatttaactcacaaaataaaattgcataaaattttGTTTCGAATAAGAAATGTTGTATTTATAGTTTGTAATAAGTTACATTCCAAATTATATTGAGTTGGCTACTTGGCTTATAATCTCAATGGATAGAGGACTATGACATTCAAAGTACAAGTAATTAAGAAGCTTATTTAATTGGGTTTCTCAATTAATAGTTTGGGTGAGGCCCGATGCTTATCAGGCCTTAATACACCCGAATGCAATCAAATTCGAGcctttcatatttattgggccAGCCTGGACTgacataattttaataatatatcaccTCAATTTCGTTTTATTTAAACAACAAATATAGCAAACAATATAAACACAAGTGCTTCATAAAATTTACACATTAAATTGAGGATAGTGCACTTGCAACAACGTCACACTTGGATGCTCCAAGCAGCGAAATCAAGAATCAAAAGGAGAAGGCCCGaaataaaacccaaaaaaaacatacaGTAGAAAAAAATCACCATTCGGGCCATTAAAACCACGGCCCGCTTGACGATATCACACTAATAATTTACAATTGCTCCAATCGATCTTGAATTATAAATCCTTATTCCAAGTCCcagaaatgtttttttaataagaacTCTTGAATGATCCAAAAGATTTTGAAGATCCGGCCCGAAGAACGAACTGATGGTAGATTGCAGCTATGGCTGCTCCCACGAAGGGCCCAACCCAGAATATCCACTGCAAGAATTgatgaaaataatatatgatcagttttttttttacaaattcaagatatatttaataaattcaaaattaatatatgTACACGTACTTGATCATCCCATGCTTTGTCTTTGCCGTAGATGACGGCGGCTCCGAAACTACGGGCCGGGTTGATGCCCGTACCCGTGATTGGGATGGTTGCTAAGTGAACCATAAACACCGCAAATCCAATTGGAAGCGGCGCCAAAACCTACAATTAAGATTTAAAATAAGTTCAATTGATGCAAGTTAAAAGAGACCGAAATTGAACAACACATATATTAGCTCCGTCGaagatgacacgagttttaatataaaattaataaattaaaaaataaataaaagaaaaaagtgatTAAAATGTTGTTTGAATATTTAAGGATTAATTTTGGTGAACAGTCTAAAATAATATAAGTAAGACTATTTATCGAGTTAGAGAGAATATGTTACTGGATGACAAAGTTTAAAGATATGATGTCTCACCGGAACATGGGAGTCCCTAGCATTCCTCTTAGGATCAGTGGCGGCGAAAACGGTGTAGACGAGAACAAATGTTCCGATGATCTCAGCCGCGACCCCGGTGCCCGTGCTGTACCCATCGGACAGCTCATTAGCGCCGCCACCATATCTCACGTAGTAGGCCTTCTGGAACGCCTTCACCAGCCCACACCCACACACCGCACCTAAGCACTGCGCCACCATGTACAACACCGCCCGAACCAACGACACCTTACGGGCCAGCAATAGCCCGAATGTCACCGCCGGGTTAATATGACCACCTGCATACATATTCGCCACGCCGAaaaaattaattctataaatcaagattttgaaattttaaatttttttaaaaatagcatcCCCTGATAGATAAATAGATGGATAAATAGATAGATAGATGGATAGAGAGATGACCGGAAATGCCGGCGGTGCAGTAAACGAGGACAAAGATCATGCCGCCGAAGGCCCAGGCGATGCCGAGGATCCCGACGCCGCCGCACTGGTCGGCGGCGCTCTGGCTCTTGTAGCCGATGACGGTGAGGACAGTGACGTAGAGGAACAAGAGGGTTGCGACGAATTCGGCGATGATGGCTCTGTAAAACGACCATTTTCCGAGCTCCTCCACGTCGATCAACGGCGCCGGTGGAGGATCTTGGTAGTCCTTTCCGCCGCCGTGTTCAGCTCCCACCTCAATGTCCTTGCCCATTTCAGTTTTCTTATGAATTGGTTTGAGTTTTTTGTTGCTTTTGTGGGTAGCGATGATGATTTGTGGGTTGGAAttggagtggtatttatatatATGAAGTCGGAGAAATTATTGATAGgagtactactaattaatttgATTGTGTATTGCCGCCCCTAAAGAAATTAGCTTCcatccttttttaaaaaaaatttcataatctATTCGACCCTACCTTTAACCGCCCTAAGTGGCAAGTGGGCAACTATTTTCCAATAATTGTGCGGTTTCGCTGTTTTCATATTACCACGGTACCACCTCCACTTATAATACTTACTCTCTCCTcccttaaatgttttattttttctttttttatctatCCATTTATTGTCTCATTTATACACTTTaagttcgacacgagttttaatataaaatttgtaagtaggagaaatgtagagagaaaaagtaactaaagtattgttagtgtagaatgagtctcacctcatagaaaaaaaagatttttcaaaattagaaagtgcatattcttgtgagacggactaaaaagtaaaaagtgcatatttttgtgggacagagggactATAATATTTGGTAAGTGAACCTTTCATTTCACTAACCCATTATATTTACCGTctttaaatgtctcattttttttatctgtctattaataaataagtatctcatttcacttttataagagcatccacaaccgtgctcttgccaacgagcacggttgtgggcccggccccactttttctgtcttctcttaggcaagagcacaacacccacaaccgtgctcttccgcaaggacgagcacaagagtcccaccattctattagtcaatttaaataaaaaaatttccataatattaaaattcattaaaaaaaaccgaaataatattacaaataaaataaaaattacataattaaaatcctaaaaaaataaaaattacataattaaaatcctaaaaattaaaaattacgtaattaaactcctacaaattaaaaattacgttattaaactcctaaaaattaaaaattacataattaaaggctaaaaataccttcgtggaagactattcatccggcggcactacccccaattatttttggagacccaatatcatggcctcatgcgatcgaagttgcgcggggtcatagttgacctatcggccatattgagttgggccaaaatcgccTACCACGAGTTGGTGGGGGAGGAGGTGGCGCATAGAGAACGGGAATGGGAGCGGGTTCAggagcatcgccggatggagtcgcggtgcgacggcggttggccgccgccttcttccttccttgcggtcggcgttgggaaccgctcgggccggcatcggggctacctaagttagctccggcaagttggctagccacgtcttcaaaggcggcgtcggatagggataccgaccttgaccgtttggaggagccgctagaggaggatgttacgcctcccctatacttcggatgcaaccgcgtctcctgccaaatgttgaggtacttgaacggcttgtagttcatggattggtaggtcgacaaggcggaactgatgatgtcgacctcgctccagccgctccccgccgaccgctcttcctggaggtaatacccctagaacttttggatttcttcgttggctttgtatatggcgttgcgcaccatactctcgttgcgctcgattgttcccgccggccgattttcattgtaccggcgacagatgtgCCACCAATAATGACTGTcgaattggttcgtgccaacctctgGATCTttggagattgacaagaacgccttgaacaattgcaccatctccgccggagtgtacggtgtgcggacaccgcgagtaggaggagtcggagtttagGAGGTgccgctcgacctcgctctaggctcgggtgtccacccgtatagcccttcgggggcatcttggtcgtcgatcgggtaaggccggtagccacccggaactcccgaactttgggtttgaggaggggccgaatattccattttcagactaggaaacggttgtgaaccgaaccaatcggggttccaaccgtgggagcccagggggtgatcgccgtggccggacattgttatgttgtaggagtgcaaaaaagattgagaatggaaatgagagaatgtagatgataATGCAAATGAGataatgtagatgagaattgtgtagtgtggtgtgaatttttgggtgtgaaagtgggggtatttatagatgaaaatgtgtatttttgcgggaaaaaaatcaaaaaaaaattaaaagtgggtagataacggatataattttttttggaagtgggaaaatattttttatttttatttttaatcagttttttaaattaaaaactgatttttaaaaaaaatcaaattgccaacggctctgccgttggccaatcagcgcctggcacggacgtgctcgatgcatcgagcagcgccgtgccagcggcgcgagcgcagcggcggacgagGTCGGCACGGATGGACAGACGTCGTCCTGCTCgctgttgtggatgctctaatactccctctgtcccacgttacttgaggcgtttcttttcggcacgagatttaagaaagttgtgtttagtgagtttaaataaagtaaaataaagtagatgagtgaataaagtaagagaaagtggagagaataaagtaaaagaaagaataaagtagttgtgattagatgttttgtttttagctaaaaagagaaatgattcAAGTATCttaggacaacccaaaatggaatacgatccaagccccctagctcaagtggttgaggagggaggcaaggataccgcgccaTTCTACAGGTCACGAGTTCGACCCTTGGGAGGCGCAACTTGGGGATTAATTTTTCCTGGGGAGTTCTTGAGTCCTGTCCTGGACCCAGGCGCTGGGGGAGATAGGTTAACTTGGTACCCTTGATTGGGTTGATACAGTTAACTGGTCTGGACTCGTGCTTGGGACCCAGGCGCTGGGGGAGATAGGTTAACCCGGTACCCTTGATTGGGTTGATACAGTTAACTGGTCTGGACCCGTGCTTGGGGAAAGGTTGGCTGACTCGTTCCTTCTCATCCCGACAACGAAGAgcagctcggtggtaagacgcttcacctccgaccgttaggccgggtgtccgagtcacttcggggtagatggggaaccatcgtcgatccttctttaaaaaaaaacccaaaatggaatacgactcaagtaacgtgggacggagggagtatttggtaagtggacccttcattccactaactcattgtcctcatattttattttaaaactaatactccctccatctccgattaattgtccacttttgtcattttcgtccgtcccccattaattgtcaatttttacttttttaccctaaatggtaagtaggctccacgttccactaaccaattccattcacattttattataaaactaatatataaaagtaggtctcatattccactaattttttcaacccactttacTTTACATTTCTTGAAACCGTGTCGGAACCAAAGTGGATAATTATTTGGggcggagagagtatataaaagtaggatttaCACTCCACTAACTATTTTTATCCACTCTTTACGAAGTcaatcaatttcttaaaactcgagCC
This genomic interval from Salvia splendens isolate huo1 chromosome 13, SspV2, whole genome shotgun sequence contains the following:
- the LOC121762830 gene encoding aquaporin PIP2-1-like, translated to MGKDIEVGAEHGGGKDYQDPPPAPLIDVEELGKWSFYRAIIAEFVATLLFLYVTVLTVIGYKSQSAADQCGGVGILGIAWAFGGMIFVLVYCTAGISGGHINPAVTFGLLLARKVSLVRAVLYMVAQCLGAVCGCGLVKAFQKAYYVRYGGGANELSDGYSTGTGVAAEIIGTFVLVYTVFAATDPKRNARDSHVPVLAPLPIGFAVFMVHLATIPITGTGINPARSFGAAVIYGKDKAWDDQWIFWVGPFVGAAIAAIYHQFVLRAGSSKSFGSFKSSY